The Heptranchias perlo isolate sHepPer1 chromosome 17, sHepPer1.hap1, whole genome shotgun sequence genome has a segment encoding these proteins:
- the tmcc1b gene encoding transmembrane and coiled-coil domains protein 1b isoform X2, translating into MVQRFSLRRQFSKIERLEVNSLAPSSVIASSSDGGISVDSLDGALDPQRTKAAIAHLQQKVLKLTEQLKVEQTARDDNVAEYLKLANNADRQQGSRIKQVFEKKNQKSAQTILQLQRKLEHYHRKLREIEHNGIPRQPKDVLRDMQQGLKGVGAKVTGFSEGVVGSVRGGLSSFSQATHSAAGAVVSKPREIASLFRNRFGSVDNIPGLKDSLDEAPDEECLKGLSICGNLQSSPRYGSEEDCSSGTSGSGANSMSGAPLGPSTSKSNTLDLTSSGIDGIFQELHQVKETQARLEESFETLKSHYQRDYTLMLQTLQEERYRCERLEDQFNDLTELHQNEILNLKQELASMEEKIAYQSYERARDIQEALEACQTRISKMELQQQQQQVVQLEGLDNGTARTLLGKLINILLAVMAVLLVFVSTLANCLVPLMKTRSRTFSTLFLLIFVGVAWRNWQMISGYAGRFVPPPT; encoded by the exons ATTGAACGCCTGGAAGTGAACAGCTTGGCCCCATCGAGTGTGATTGCCTCAAGTTCGGATGGCGGGATTAGCGTGGATAGCCTGGATGGTGCCCTGGACCCTCAGAGGACGAAAGCTGCCATCGCCCATCTGCAGCAGAAGGTCCTGAAGCTGACGGAGCAGCTGAAGGTGGAGCAGACGGCCCGGGACGACAATGTGGCGGAGTATCTCAAGCTGGCCAACAACGCAGACCGGCAGCAGGGCTCCCGCATCAAACAGGTCTTTGAGAAGAAGAACCAGAAGTCGGCTCAGACAATCCTGCAGCTGCAGCGTAAGTTGGAGCACTACCACCGTAAGCTGCGTGAGATCGAGCACAACGGGATCCCCCGACAGCCCAAGGATGTGCTGCGGGACATGCAGCAGGGCCTGAAGGGTGTGGGGGCCAAGGTGACAGGCTTCAGCGAGGGCGTGGTGGGCAGTGTACGGGGCGGGCTCTCCAGCTTTTCCCAGGCCACCCACTCAGCCGCCGGCGCAGTGGTCTCCAAGCCACGGGAGATCGCTTCACTCTTCCGCAACAGGTTCGGCAGCGTTGACAACATCCCCGGCCTCAAGGACTCGCTGGACGAAGCTCCGGATGAGGAATGCCTCAAGGGCCTGAGCATCTGTGGCAACCTGCAGTCCAGCCCCAGGTACGGCAGCGAGGAAGACTGCTCGAGTGGCACCTCGGGATCGGGAGCCAACAGCATGTCAGGGGCACCCCTGGGACCCTCCACCTCCAAAAGCAACACGCTGGACCTCACCAGCTCAGGAATCGATGGAATATTCCAGGAACTGCACCAAGTGAAGGAGACACAGGCCCGATTGGAAGAATCATTTGAGACTCTGAAATCTCACTATCAGAGGGATTATACACTCATGTTACAAACACTACAGGAAGAGCGATACAG GTGTGAGAGGCTGGAGGAtcagttcaatgacctgacaGAGCTTCACCAAAACGAGATCCTGAACCTCAAGCAGGAGCTGGCGAGCATGGAGGAGAAAATTGCCTACCAGTCTTACGAGCGAGCACGGGACATCCAG GAGGCCCTGGAAGCCTGTCAGACCCGTATCTCCAAGATGGAGCTGCAGCAACAGCAGCAACAGGTGGTGCAGCTGGAGGGTCTGGACAATGGCACGGCCCGCACCTTACTGGGCAAGCTAATCAATATACTGCTGGCAGTGATGGCCGTGCTCCTGGTCTTTGTGTCGACGCTGGCTAACTGCCTGGTGCCACTGATGAAGACGCGGAGCAGGACGTTCAGCACTTTGTTCCTTCTGATCTTTGTGGGCGTGGCGTGGAGGAACTGGCAGATGATCAGTGGCTACGCCGGGAGATTTGTTCCGCCCCCAACATGA
- the tmcc1b gene encoding transmembrane and coiled-coil domains protein 1b isoform X3, whose amino-acid sequence MPLLTLIERLEVNSLAPSSVIASSSDGGISVDSLDGALDPQRTKAAIAHLQQKVLKLTEQLKVEQTARDDNVAEYLKLANNADRQQGSRIKQVFEKKNQKSAQTILQLQRKLEHYHRKLREIEHNGIPRQPKDVLRDMQQGLKGVGAKVTGFSEGVVGSVRGGLSSFSQATHSAAGAVVSKPREIASLFRNRFGSVDNIPGLKDSLDEAPDEECLKGLSICGNLQSSPRYGSEEDCSSGTSGSGANSMSGAPLGPSTSKSNTLDLTSSGIDGIFQELHQVKETQARLEESFETLKSHYQRDYTLMLQTLQEERYRCERLEDQFNDLTELHQNEILNLKQELASMEEKIAYQSYERARDIQEALEACQTRISKMELQQQQQQVVQLEGLDNGTARTLLGKLINILLAVMAVLLVFVSTLANCLVPLMKTRSRTFSTLFLLIFVGVAWRNWQMISGYAGRFVPPPT is encoded by the exons ATTGAACGCCTGGAAGTGAACAGCTTGGCCCCATCGAGTGTGATTGCCTCAAGTTCGGATGGCGGGATTAGCGTGGATAGCCTGGATGGTGCCCTGGACCCTCAGAGGACGAAAGCTGCCATCGCCCATCTGCAGCAGAAGGTCCTGAAGCTGACGGAGCAGCTGAAGGTGGAGCAGACGGCCCGGGACGACAATGTGGCGGAGTATCTCAAGCTGGCCAACAACGCAGACCGGCAGCAGGGCTCCCGCATCAAACAGGTCTTTGAGAAGAAGAACCAGAAGTCGGCTCAGACAATCCTGCAGCTGCAGCGTAAGTTGGAGCACTACCACCGTAAGCTGCGTGAGATCGAGCACAACGGGATCCCCCGACAGCCCAAGGATGTGCTGCGGGACATGCAGCAGGGCCTGAAGGGTGTGGGGGCCAAGGTGACAGGCTTCAGCGAGGGCGTGGTGGGCAGTGTACGGGGCGGGCTCTCCAGCTTTTCCCAGGCCACCCACTCAGCCGCCGGCGCAGTGGTCTCCAAGCCACGGGAGATCGCTTCACTCTTCCGCAACAGGTTCGGCAGCGTTGACAACATCCCCGGCCTCAAGGACTCGCTGGACGAAGCTCCGGATGAGGAATGCCTCAAGGGCCTGAGCATCTGTGGCAACCTGCAGTCCAGCCCCAGGTACGGCAGCGAGGAAGACTGCTCGAGTGGCACCTCGGGATCGGGAGCCAACAGCATGTCAGGGGCACCCCTGGGACCCTCCACCTCCAAAAGCAACACGCTGGACCTCACCAGCTCAGGAATCGATGGAATATTCCAGGAACTGCACCAAGTGAAGGAGACACAGGCCCGATTGGAAGAATCATTTGAGACTCTGAAATCTCACTATCAGAGGGATTATACACTCATGTTACAAACACTACAGGAAGAGCGATACAG GTGTGAGAGGCTGGAGGAtcagttcaatgacctgacaGAGCTTCACCAAAACGAGATCCTGAACCTCAAGCAGGAGCTGGCGAGCATGGAGGAGAAAATTGCCTACCAGTCTTACGAGCGAGCACGGGACATCCAG GAGGCCCTGGAAGCCTGTCAGACCCGTATCTCCAAGATGGAGCTGCAGCAACAGCAGCAACAGGTGGTGCAGCTGGAGGGTCTGGACAATGGCACGGCCCGCACCTTACTGGGCAAGCTAATCAATATACTGCTGGCAGTGATGGCCGTGCTCCTGGTCTTTGTGTCGACGCTGGCTAACTGCCTGGTGCCACTGATGAAGACGCGGAGCAGGACGTTCAGCACTTTGTTCCTTCTGATCTTTGTGGGCGTGGCGTGGAGGAACTGGCAGATGATCAGTGGCTACGCCGGGAGATTTGTTCCGCCCCCAACATGA